GGGCTGGCCAGTGTACTTGAAGAGTTAAAAGTACCTGTTATGATAAGCGATTCTTCCTGGGAGAGGCTGGCGAACGCCAGATCGAAAGGTTTAAAGACCTACCATGGGGAGATCTTATCCGAGCAGACGGAATATCATCTCGAAATGACCCCGTACGAATATATGGTGGCAGCGACCGAGTACGATTCCTACAACGCCCTTGTCTGTACAACGTTTGTACCCGAGTTTGGCCGCAGCAATCTCTATCAGCTGAGTTTAAGAAAACAGCAGCAGGGAGATAACTTAGAAGATCTCGGCCGTACGATCGGCGGTAAAGTATTAATTGGACAATCGGCTTCCTGGGAAGAATTAAATCGTCTTATTAAAATGGGATATATATTCAGGAAGACAACGATAACCGAACAGTTTAAGTATATGGATTATTTAAAGAATATGAATGAAGGGGCCATGATGGTTTTTGTCAGAAAACCTTCTAAGAAAATTGAGTTCTTTAGCAATGAAAGCCAGCCGAAAGTGGAGACGGGAGATGTTATTGTGTCTCTAACTCCGCCGAATAAAGAAAAAGAAAAAATTCGGGAAAAGCTGGAAAACCAGAGGAATGGGAAGAAGTAGAAAAAAGGTAAAAATGCTACTTCTCCCAGCTAGGAGAAGGCTAAAAAGCGTCACGATCCATGATCGTGACGCTTTTTTATTCTGGTGCTTTTGCCAGCTGCTGTTTTAAATCTTTTAATTGATCTTCCATCTGGGCGAGCTGTTTTTCGGCATTTTCCACGTTACCGCCGGCGGCGTCCAGTTTTTCTAGATCCCCTTGAATGCGTATATAATCTGATTTCAGAAACGCGATTTCATCTCTTATTTCCTGTTTGGTCATCGTCATCACTCCTTTAGTAACTATTGTAGAGGAATAGCGATAGTCCAACAATGGTTTGAAAAT
This window of the Halobacillus sp. Marseille-Q1614 genome carries:
- a CDS encoding SE1832 family protein, with protein sequence MTKQEIRDEIAFLKSDYIRIQGDLEKLDAAGGNVENAEKQLAQMEDQLKDLKQQLAKAPE